The Equus quagga isolate Etosha38 chromosome 10, UCLA_HA_Equagga_1.0, whole genome shotgun sequence genome includes a region encoding these proteins:
- the RBM3 gene encoding RNA-binding protein 3 — translation MSSEEGKLFVGGLNFNTDEQALEDHFSSFGPISEVVVVKDRETQRSRGFGFITFTNPEHASDAMRAMNGESLDGRQIRVDHAGKSARGTRGGAFGAHGRGRGYSRGGGDQGYGSGRYDSRPGGYGYGYGRSRDYGGRNQGGYDRYSGGNYRDNYDN, via the exons ATGTCCTCTGAAGAGGGGAAGCTCTTCGTGGGAGGGCTCAACTTCAACACCGATGAGCAGGCTCTGGAAGACCACTTCAGCAGCTTCGGGCCTATTTCTGAGG TGGTCGTTGTCAAGGACCGGGAGACTCAGCGATCCCGGGGTTTTGGCTTCATTACCTTCACCAATCCAGAGCACGCCTCAGATGCCATGAGAGCCATGAATGGAGAG TCTCTGGATGGTCGCCAGATCCGTGTGGACCACGCAGGCAAGTCGGCCCGGGGAACCAGAGGGGGTGCCTTTGGGGCCCATGGGCGTGGTCGCGGCTACTCCAGAG GTGGTGGGGACCAGGGCTATGGGAGTGGCAGGTATGACAGTCGACCTGGaggatatggatatggatatggaaGGTCCAGAGACTATGGTGGCAG AAACCAGGGTGGTTATGACCGCTACTCAGGAGGAAATTACAGAGACAATTACGACAACTGA